From one Macaca nemestrina isolate mMacNem1 chromosome 5, mMacNem.hap1, whole genome shotgun sequence genomic stretch:
- the LOC105465563 gene encoding E3 ubiquitin-protein ligase RNF146 isoform X2, producing the protein MAGCGEIDHSINMLPTNRKANESCSNTAPSLTVPECAICLQTCVHPVSLPCKHVFCYLCVKGASWLGKRCALCRQEIPEDFLDKPTLLSPEELKAASRGNGEYAWYYEGRNGWWQYDERTSRELEDAFSKGKKNTEMLIAGFLYVADLENMVQYRRNEHGRRRKIKRDIIDIPKKGVAGLRLDCDANTVNLARESSADGADSVSAQSGASVQPLVSSVRPLTSVDGQLTSPATPSPDASTSLEDSFAHLQLSGDSIAERSHRGEGEEDHESPSSGRVPAPDTSIEETESDASSDSENVSSAVVAQHSLTQQRLLVSNANQTVSDRSDQSGTDRSVAGGGTVSVSVRSRRPDGQCTVTEV; encoded by the coding sequence ATGGCTGGCTGTGGTGAAATTGATCATTCAATAAACATGCTTCCTACAAACAGGAAAGCAAACGAGTCCTGTTCTAATACTGCACCTTCTTTAACCGTCCCTGAATGTGCCATTTGTCTGCAAACATGTGTTCATCCAGTCAGTCTGCCCTGTAAGCACGTTTTCTGCTATCTATGTGTAAAAGGAGCTTCATGGCTTGGAAAGCGGTGTGCTCTTTGTCGACAAGAAATTCCCGAGGATTTCCTTGACAAGCCAACCTTGTTGTCACCAGAAGAACTCAAGGCAGCAAGTAGAGGAAATGGTGAATATGCATGGTATTATGAAGGAAGAAATGGGTGGTGGCAGTACGATGAGCGCACTAGTAGAGAGCTGGAAGATGCTTTTTCCAAAGGTAAAAAGAACACTGAAATGTTAATTGCTGGCTTTCTGTATGTCGCTGATCTTGAAAACATGGTTCAATATAGGAGAAATGAACATGGACGTCGCAGGAAGATTAAGCGAGATATAATAGATATACCAAAGAAGGGAGTAGCTGGACTTAGGCTAGACTGTGATGCTAATACCGTAAACCTAGCAAGAGAGAGCTCTGCTGATGGAGCGGACAGTGTATCAGCACAGAGTGGAGCTTCTGTTCAGCCCCTAGTGTCTTCTGTAAGGCCCCTAACGTCAGTAGATGGTCAATTAACAAGCCCTGCAACACCATCCCCTGATGCAAGCACTTCTCTGGAAGACTCTTTTGCTCATTTACAACTCAGTGGAGACAGCATAGCTGAAAGGAGTCAtaggggagaaggagaagaagatcATGAATCACCATCTTCAGGCAGGGTACCAGCACCAGACACCTCCATTGAAGAAACTGAATCAGATGCCAGTAGTGATAGTGAGAATGTATCATCTGCAGTTGTTGCACAGCACTCCTTGACCCAACAGAGACTTTTGGTTTCTAATGCAAACCAGACAGTATCCGATCGATCAGATCAATCGGGAACTGATCGATCAGTAGCAGGGGGTGGAACAGTGAGTGTCAGTGTCAGATCTAGAAGGCCTGATGGACAGTGCACAGTAACtgaagtttaa
- the LOC105465563 gene encoding E3 ubiquitin-protein ligase RNF146 isoform X1 yields the protein MMAGCGEIDHSINMLPTNRKANESCSNTAPSLTVPECAICLQTCVHPVSLPCKHVFCYLCVKGASWLGKRCALCRQEIPEDFLDKPTLLSPEELKAASRGNGEYAWYYEGRNGWWQYDERTSRELEDAFSKGKKNTEMLIAGFLYVADLENMVQYRRNEHGRRRKIKRDIIDIPKKGVAGLRLDCDANTVNLARESSADGADSVSAQSGASVQPLVSSVRPLTSVDGQLTSPATPSPDASTSLEDSFAHLQLSGDSIAERSHRGEGEEDHESPSSGRVPAPDTSIEETESDASSDSENVSSAVVAQHSLTQQRLLVSNANQTVSDRSDQSGTDRSVAGGGTVSVSVRSRRPDGQCTVTEV from the coding sequence gATGGCTGGCTGTGGTGAAATTGATCATTCAATAAACATGCTTCCTACAAACAGGAAAGCAAACGAGTCCTGTTCTAATACTGCACCTTCTTTAACCGTCCCTGAATGTGCCATTTGTCTGCAAACATGTGTTCATCCAGTCAGTCTGCCCTGTAAGCACGTTTTCTGCTATCTATGTGTAAAAGGAGCTTCATGGCTTGGAAAGCGGTGTGCTCTTTGTCGACAAGAAATTCCCGAGGATTTCCTTGACAAGCCAACCTTGTTGTCACCAGAAGAACTCAAGGCAGCAAGTAGAGGAAATGGTGAATATGCATGGTATTATGAAGGAAGAAATGGGTGGTGGCAGTACGATGAGCGCACTAGTAGAGAGCTGGAAGATGCTTTTTCCAAAGGTAAAAAGAACACTGAAATGTTAATTGCTGGCTTTCTGTATGTCGCTGATCTTGAAAACATGGTTCAATATAGGAGAAATGAACATGGACGTCGCAGGAAGATTAAGCGAGATATAATAGATATACCAAAGAAGGGAGTAGCTGGACTTAGGCTAGACTGTGATGCTAATACCGTAAACCTAGCAAGAGAGAGCTCTGCTGATGGAGCGGACAGTGTATCAGCACAGAGTGGAGCTTCTGTTCAGCCCCTAGTGTCTTCTGTAAGGCCCCTAACGTCAGTAGATGGTCAATTAACAAGCCCTGCAACACCATCCCCTGATGCAAGCACTTCTCTGGAAGACTCTTTTGCTCATTTACAACTCAGTGGAGACAGCATAGCTGAAAGGAGTCAtaggggagaaggagaagaagatcATGAATCACCATCTTCAGGCAGGGTACCAGCACCAGACACCTCCATTGAAGAAACTGAATCAGATGCCAGTAGTGATAGTGAGAATGTATCATCTGCAGTTGTTGCACAGCACTCCTTGACCCAACAGAGACTTTTGGTTTCTAATGCAAACCAGACAGTATCCGATCGATCAGATCAATCGGGAACTGATCGATCAGTAGCAGGGGGTGGAACAGTGAGTGTCAGTGTCAGATCTAGAAGGCCTGATGGACAGTGCACAGTAACtgaagtttaa